A genome region from Nycticebus coucang isolate mNycCou1 chromosome 22, mNycCou1.pri, whole genome shotgun sequence includes the following:
- the PTAFR gene encoding platelet-activating factor receptor, producing the protein MMEPNDSSRVDSEFRYTLFPIVYSIIFVLGVISNGYVLWVFARLYPSKKLNEIKIFMVNLTMADLLFLISLPLWIIYYYNEGNWTLPKFLCNLAGCLFFINTYCSVAFLGVITYNRFQAVTRPIKTAQATTRKRGISLSLVIWVAIVAAASYFLILDSTNTIPNQAGSGNITRCFEHYEQGSLPVLVIHIFIVLSFFLVFLIILFCNLVIIRTLLTQPVQQPRNAEVKRRALWMVCTVLAVFIICFVPHHMVQLPWTLAELGYRSSNFHQAINDAHQVTLCLLSTNCVLDPIIYCFLTKKFRKHLTEKFYSMRSSRKCSRATTETGTEVIVPLNQLPVKSLKN; encoded by the coding sequence ATGATGGAGCCAAATGATTCCTCCCGTGTGGATTCTGAGTTCCGATACACTCTCTTCCCGATTGTTTACAGCATCATCTTTGTTCTTGGGGTCATCTCCAATGGCTATGTACTGTGGGTCTTTGCCcgcctgtacccttctaagaaaCTGAATGAGATAAAGATCTTCATGGTGAACCTCACCATGGCCGACCTGCTCTTCTTGATCTCCCTGCCTCTGTGGATTATCTACTACTACAACGAGGGCAACTGGACTCTCCCCAAATTCCTGTGCAACCTGGCTGGCTGCCTCTTCTTCATCAACACCTACTGCTCTGTGGCCTTTCTGGGTGTCATCACTTATAACCGCTTCCAGGCGGTAACACGGCCCATCAAGACTGCTCAGGCCACCACCCGCAAGCGTGGCATCTCTTTGTCCCTGGTCATCTGGGTGGCCATCGTGGCCGCCGCATCCTATTTCCTCATCCTAGACTCCACCAACACCATACCTAATCAGGCCGGCTCGGGCAACATCACCCGCTGCTTTGAGCATTACGAGCAGGGCAGCCTGCCTGTCCTTGTCATCCATATCTTCATCGTGCTCAGCTTCTTCCTCGTCTTCCTCATCATACTCTTCTGCAACCTGGTCATCATCCGGACGCTGCTCACCCAGCCGGTGCAGCAGCCACGCAATGCTGAAGTCAAGCGCCGGGCGCTGTGGATGGTGTGCACCGTCTTGGCCGTGTTCATCATCTGCTTTGTGCCCCACCACATGGTGCAGCTGCCCTGGACACTGGCCGAACTGGGCTACCGAAGCAGTAACTTCCACCAGGCTATTAACGATGCACATCAGGTCACCCTCTGCCTCCTCAGCACCAATTGTGTCTTAGACCCCATCATCTACTGTTTCCTCACCAAGAAGTTCCGCAAGCACCTCACTGAGAAATTCTACAGTATGCGCAGCAGCCGGAAATGCTCCCGGGCCACCACGGAGACAGGCACTGAAGTGATTGTGCCACTCAACCAGCTCCCTGTCAAGTCTCTCAAAAATTAG